In Rhodamnia argentea isolate NSW1041297 chromosome 4, ASM2092103v1, whole genome shotgun sequence, the following proteins share a genomic window:
- the LOC115732093 gene encoding leucine-rich repeat-containing protein 28-like: MCSSSIRSIPSAIGMLEKLEELDAENCQRLEGTIPDDIGRLLSLRILKLSDTRICYIPRLPESLLSLHIGTNSMTELPDLSNLINLRELNLEIPQVPEFCLGEEDSTFVDTTELIRHPSPWWIGRLCNLESLKLSCDNISVLHPDIGLLSELKRLELVCLNLQFLPRLPSSLLCLLIKSSRSLESSIDLSNLKELSELRIYSSAITGVHGLDGLENLQTLDLQALNALERLPDLSNLKKLNELHLGHCHNLVDIRSIQGLGHLRILELIEIVQLERVPDLSNLKKLTELHLRQCHNLTEIRSFEGLENLKMLELGELPLLEGLPDLSDLKKLTKLDVRQCHHLVKIQGRLDSLEDLCIYGCRSLVEMPAPSSFKNLKSLQLRDCEMLDMQQDWVPKSDPVDTEFRSSECLMMKRLGICVCQLGRHFFLPSLPS; this comes from the coding sequence ATGTGTAGTAGTTCCATCAGAAGTATACCCAGTGCAATTGGGATGTTGGAGAAATTGGAAGAGTTGGATGCAGAGAACTGCCAACGTCTGGAGGGGACAATCCCTGATGATATTGGGAGGTTATTATCTTTGAGGATCTTGAAACTTTCAGACACCAGAATATGTTACATACCGAGGCTTCCTGAAAGCCTGCTCAGTTTGCATATAGGTACTAATTCGATGACAGAACTTCCAGATCTATCAAACCTGATAAATTTGAGAGAGTTGAACTTGGAGATTCCACAAGTTCCCGAGTTTTGTTTGGGTGAAGAGGATTCTACTTTCGTGGACACGACGGAGCTTATACGGCATCCATCACCATGGTGGATTGGAAGGTTATGCAATCTGGAGTCTCTAAAGTTGTCTTGTGACAACATAAGTGTCCTCCATCCAGATATTGGTCTTCTCTCAGAACTCAAAAGACTTGAACTTGTTTGTCTTAACCTGCAATTCCTCCCTAGGCTTCCATCAAGCTTATTGTGCTTGCTTATTAAATCCTCGAGATCATTGGAATCATCAATAGATCTATCAAATTTGAAGGAACTATCAGAGCTAAGGATTTATTCTTCTGCAATAACAGGGGTCCATGGCCTTGATGGTTTGGAGAATCTTCAAACTTTGGACCTTCAAGCATTGAATGCACTGGAGAGATTACCTGATCTTTCAAACTTAAAGAAGCTCAATGAACTGCACTTGGGGCACTGTCATAATCTGGTTGATATTCGAAGTATTCAAGGCTTGGGACATCTGAGGATTTTGGAGCTAATAGAGATTGTACAACTTGAGAGAGTCCCTGATCtatcaaacttgaagaagctgACTGAACTTCATCTGCGGCAATGTCATAATCTAACTGAGATTCGAAGCTTTGAGGGTTTGGAGAACCTGAAAATGTTAGAGCTAGGTGAACTCCCTCTGCTTGAGGGATTGCCTGATCTCTCGGACTTGAAGAAGCTCACCAAACTTGATGTACGGCAGTGTCATCATCTTGTCAAGATTCAAGGAAGATTAGATTCACTCGAAGACTTGTGCATCTATGGATGCAGATCTTTGGTTGAGATGCCTGCTCCTTCAAGCTTCAAGAATCTGAAATCTCTGCAATTGCGTGATTGCGAGATGTTAGACATGCAACAGGATTGGGTTCCGAAGTCTGATCCAGTTGACACGGAATTTAGAAGTTCTGAATGTTTGATGATGAAACGGTTAGGCATCTGCGTGTGTCAGTTGGGTAGACATTTTTTCTTGCCATCTCTTCCGTCTTGA